A single window of Nicotiana sylvestris chromosome 3, ASM39365v2, whole genome shotgun sequence DNA harbors:
- the LOC104222614 gene encoding large ribosomal subunit protein uL15x, with protein MTTRFKKNRKKRGHVSAGHGRVGKHRKHPGGRGNAGGMHHHRILFDKYHPGYFGKVGMRYFHKLRNKFHCPTINIDNLWSLVPQEVKDKAKSSNGAAPLIDVTQYGYFKVLGKGVLPENQAVVVKAKLISKNAEKKIKEAGGAVVLTA; from the coding sequence ATGACGACCCGGTTCAAGAAGAACAGGAAGAAGCGCGGCCACGTCAGTGCCGGACACGGGCGTGTCGGTAAGCACAGGAAGCATCCAGGTGGTCGTGGTAACGCCGGAGGTATGCACCATCACCGTATCCTTTTCGACAAGTACCATCCTGGTTACTTCGGAAAGGTCGGTATGCGTTACTTCCACAAGCTTCGCAACAAGTTCCATTGCCCAACAATCAACATCGACAATCTCTGGTCACTTGTTCCTCAAGAGGTGAAGGACAAGGCTAAGAGCAGCAACGGCGCTGCTCCTTTGATTGATGTTACCCAGTACGGTTACTTTAAGGTTTTGGGTAAAGGTGTTTTGCCCGAAAACCAGGCTGTGGTGGTGAAGGCTAAGCTCATTTCAAAGAATGCTGAGAAGAAGATTAAGGAGGCTGGTGGTGCCGTTGTGCTCACTGCTTAG